Proteins encoded within one genomic window of Kibdelosporangium phytohabitans:
- a CDS encoding AAA family ATPase translates to MARQKWEFVGRREEIDALRLHRHDRALVVLRGRRGSGRSALLARMCQELAGDGVVALDVSGAAERPAWDEFGVRAILGAIRERFEDLGDRARLTDGLDTLSRLCTEAAYSSPWGRFQLLNALAIVFTRVGRDGEVVVVVDDADRLPQPGPALAAVRRAGHVVLASCAVSARGEAAELCALADQVVELGPLSGEEVDSVLRHTAGAPVDDQLRHALREDLGPLYGNAGTLVSTVAELRRRSRLVTVHGHVCLRDPREPIPLSTGHPLLSEVGTCGALGRDLVLLAASDVGFGIDEIPVVASATGRSQLDCGRAVDHLVLAGVLTVDAAGRLTVSCRALGTAVSEHDDASELHRAIAAHLLGEAARPDVRPSVLDGHIVAAGRALSPRAELVDRLSQDERVVYAAHHTAHRYVAWWHAGESVERSQMAADLVLLLVHTADYARLAQFIGELAESSAERPEELAAAAVLAALHLGRPVSAAVRAAVTGHGYEPAALTFCDQWFAGATVQLNDIESAFAPLRHWFAVPTVEGHTPYKRNHRLATEHALAMRDLVPGFEAVLGSHYSTPVKGPLAVYHRVNAGYAGEDWAAALSAARELELDPCADEQARQSARLHAAEMCAWHGDDRRATGWLASVSEEDCAFPLLRAWVDVGLRFHAGDAAGALTAGWSACDRAQSQDAVGSYRLLRRMAEIAVDSGNLLQARRIRAEAVRRYTRQRTADTLETMLYVHGVVDTDSTQAQAAERMIRARNNRFELSLACQVVGMSSAQPRRWLREAFEIAQEIGADRLTTRVKRTMEDRGVMVSVPRGRRDQLTETESRIIELVRLGRTNRQIALAVRISEKTVEKHLTRLFARAGRRTRHGLATSGLGGRPESLGA, encoded by the coding sequence ATGGCGCGGCAGAAGTGGGAGTTCGTGGGCAGACGGGAAGAGATCGACGCGCTGCGGCTGCACAGGCACGACCGGGCGCTGGTGGTGCTGCGCGGCCGGAGGGGCAGCGGGCGGAGCGCTCTGCTAGCCCGGATGTGCCAAGAACTGGCCGGCGACGGAGTGGTGGCACTCGATGTGTCCGGCGCGGCGGAACGCCCTGCTTGGGACGAGTTCGGTGTCCGGGCCATCCTCGGCGCGATCCGGGAGCGGTTCGAGGACCTCGGTGACCGGGCACGGCTCACCGACGGCTTGGACACGCTGAGCCGACTGTGCACGGAGGCTGCCTACAGCTCGCCGTGGGGCAGGTTCCAGCTGCTGAACGCGCTCGCCATCGTGTTCACCAGAGTCGGCAGGGACGGCGAAGTCGTTGTGGTGGTGGATGACGCCGACCGGCTTCCCCAGCCCGGTCCCGCGCTGGCGGCGGTGCGCCGAGCTGGGCACGTCGTGCTGGCCTCCTGTGCTGTGAGCGCCCGCGGCGAAGCCGCGGAGCTGTGTGCACTGGCCGACCAAGTGGTCGAACTCGGGCCGCTGTCCGGCGAGGAGGTGGACAGCGTGCTCCGGCATACCGCGGGCGCACCGGTCGACGACCAGCTCCGACATGCCTTGCGAGAGGATCTCGGTCCGCTGTACGGAAACGCCGGAACGCTCGTGTCCACAGTGGCCGAACTCAGACGGCGAAGCAGACTGGTGACGGTGCACGGGCACGTGTGCCTTCGCGATCCCCGGGAACCGATCCCGTTGTCCACCGGACACCCGCTGCTGAGCGAAGTGGGCACGTGCGGGGCCCTCGGCCGTGACCTGGTGTTGCTCGCCGCCTCGGACGTCGGCTTCGGTATCGACGAGATCCCTGTAGTCGCCTCCGCTACCGGTCGGTCACAGCTCGACTGCGGGCGGGCCGTGGACCACCTGGTTCTCGCTGGGGTGCTCACGGTCGACGCAGCGGGACGGCTCACCGTCAGCTGCCGGGCACTCGGCACCGCCGTGTCCGAGCACGACGACGCCTCAGAGCTCCATAGGGCGATCGCCGCCCATCTGCTCGGTGAGGCCGCGCGGCCGGACGTCAGACCATCCGTGCTGGACGGACACATTGTTGCCGCAGGCCGTGCACTGTCACCCCGGGCAGAACTGGTCGACCGGCTCAGCCAAGACGAACGTGTTGTGTACGCTGCTCATCACACCGCGCACCGATATGTGGCCTGGTGGCACGCCGGGGAAAGTGTTGAGCGCTCGCAGATGGCGGCAGATCTTGTGCTCCTGTTGGTCCATACGGCCGACTACGCACGGCTCGCGCAGTTCATTGGAGAGCTGGCCGAGAGCTCTGCAGAACGACCGGAAGAACTGGCCGCAGCCGCCGTGTTGGCGGCGCTCCACCTCGGGCGCCCGGTCTCTGCGGCAGTCCGTGCCGCAGTCACCGGCCACGGGTACGAGCCTGCTGCATTGACGTTCTGCGACCAGTGGTTCGCCGGTGCCACCGTCCAGCTCAACGACATCGAGTCAGCCTTCGCGCCGCTACGGCATTGGTTCGCCGTGCCGACGGTCGAGGGGCATACGCCGTACAAGCGCAACCATAGGCTCGCCACCGAGCACGCCTTGGCCATGCGCGACCTGGTCCCCGGCTTCGAAGCTGTGCTCGGCTCGCACTACAGCACCCCGGTGAAAGGCCCGCTTGCGGTGTACCACCGGGTAAACGCAGGCTACGCGGGGGAGGACTGGGCCGCAGCCCTCAGTGCCGCGCGGGAGCTGGAACTTGACCCGTGTGCCGACGAGCAGGCCCGGCAGAGCGCCCGTCTGCACGCCGCGGAAATGTGCGCTTGGCACGGGGATGATCGTCGGGCGACAGGCTGGCTGGCGTCAGTGTCCGAAGAGGACTGCGCATTCCCATTGCTGCGCGCCTGGGTGGACGTCGGTCTGCGCTTCCACGCCGGTGACGCCGCCGGTGCGCTGACGGCGGGCTGGAGTGCTTGCGACCGCGCGCAGTCCCAGGATGCCGTGGGGTCGTACCGCCTGCTGCGCAGGATGGCGGAAATCGCGGTGGACTCCGGGAACCTGCTCCAGGCTCGCCGGATACGAGCCGAGGCCGTGCGGAGGTACACACGGCAGCGGACTGCCGACACGCTCGAGACCATGCTGTACGTCCATGGGGTCGTCGACACGGACAGCACGCAGGCGCAGGCTGCCGAACGGATGATCCGCGCCCGGAACAACCGGTTCGAGTTGTCGTTGGCCTGCCAGGTGGTCGGCATGTCCTCCGCCCAACCCCGCAGGTGGCTGCGGGAGGCGTTCGAGATCGCGCAGGAAATCGGGGCGGACAGGTTGACGACACGGGTGAAGCGGACGATGGAGGACCGTGGCGTCATGGTCTCGGTGCCGCGCGGCAGGCGCGATCAGCTGACCGAGACCGAGTCGCGGATCATCGAGCTCGTCCGGCTCGGCCGGACGAACCGGCAGATCGCCCTCGCGGTGCGGATCAGCGAGAAAACCGTGGAGAAACACCTCACCAGGCTGTTCGCCAGGGCGGGCCGGCGGACGCGGCACGGCCTCGCGACGTCCGGGCTCGGTGGGCGGCCGGAATCGCTCGGTGCGTGA
- a CDS encoding right-handed parallel beta-helix repeat-containing protein, with product MSRNVIAVTQAPGLGHRTIGAAVERAPEGAVIVVGPGRYTENLVLTKPVTITAENGPGTVWLVAPTGVTVTLQSDSAALSGLTVVAADADSPAVLVARGQLSVTECAVEASSWASVFVRDRGTLLMRASQVRNRVGAGVVVTSPEGGVLDDCRLDDLGTSAVVVAEQGTFLVRSCAIRTAAGNGICLNGQGRLTVEDTRVSGTGKPAVAVEQHAALTATRLTVTGVVAIGFYLASSQPPTLEDCAVDGAGAEGIFVGLGCAPVLRRCKLTRTRGRGLHFAGRASGAVTGCDVSDVDGIGIGVTERSLPEFDQITVTRCTASGVRIDDGSDPFFRRLRVGGCDGAAVEVDGARGRLENVEIDGGGVGLSVTGAARPSITGLSARDLTDAGVRVVGAALALSDSAISGSGADGVHAGAGADLSLMRCRVQNSTGSGCTFAEGSSGSVVESEFSGGSADGIRLETDEAVTVKGCAVRDNHGSGVRQIRPSSAIEVLDLISVGNLTPDAYGTASTADAAPRATATTTEQARPVRGSDPLAELHSLVGLAGVKSEVTSLVNLNKMAKRRMDAGLSAPPMARHLVFAGAPGTGKTTIARLYGQILAQLGVLREGHLVEVARADLVAQIIGGTAIKTTEAFTTALGGVFFIDEAYTLSSGGGGTGPDFGREAIDTLVKLMEDHRDDVVVIAAGYSNEMAQFLAANPGMESRFSRTIEFANYAAEELVTIVRAQCAKHDYRLTESAGEALLTYFEEIPKDGTFGNGRTARRVFERMTDRQASRLAALPTADAADLTLLTEEDLPLDR from the coding sequence GTGAGCAGGAACGTTATCGCGGTCACCCAGGCGCCAGGGCTGGGCCACCGCACCATCGGCGCCGCCGTCGAACGCGCTCCGGAAGGCGCGGTGATCGTGGTGGGGCCTGGGCGTTACACCGAGAATCTCGTCCTCACCAAACCGGTGACGATCACGGCGGAGAACGGACCCGGCACGGTGTGGCTGGTTGCTCCGACGGGTGTCACGGTGACGCTCCAGTCGGATTCGGCCGCGCTGTCCGGTCTCACGGTCGTGGCCGCGGACGCCGACAGCCCGGCTGTGCTCGTCGCACGCGGGCAGCTCAGCGTCACCGAATGCGCCGTCGAGGCATCGAGTTGGGCGTCGGTGTTCGTGCGGGACCGGGGCACGCTGCTCATGCGCGCGAGTCAGGTCCGCAACCGCGTCGGAGCCGGGGTCGTGGTCACGTCGCCCGAGGGCGGGGTGCTCGATGACTGCAGGTTGGACGACCTCGGCACGTCGGCGGTTGTTGTGGCCGAGCAGGGCACGTTCCTTGTCCGCTCTTGTGCGATACGGACCGCAGCGGGCAACGGTATCTGTCTCAACGGCCAGGGACGGCTCACTGTCGAGGACACGAGGGTGTCGGGCACCGGCAAACCCGCTGTCGCCGTGGAACAACACGCCGCGTTGACCGCGACCAGGCTCACGGTGACCGGGGTCGTCGCAATCGGCTTCTACCTGGCCAGTTCGCAGCCGCCGACCCTTGAGGACTGCGCGGTCGACGGCGCGGGCGCGGAAGGGATCTTCGTCGGTCTCGGCTGTGCCCCTGTCCTGCGCAGGTGCAAGCTGACCAGGACGCGCGGGCGTGGGCTGCACTTCGCCGGGCGGGCTTCCGGTGCGGTGACCGGCTGCGACGTGTCCGATGTAGATGGAATTGGGATCGGTGTCACGGAACGGAGCCTGCCTGAGTTCGACCAGATCACCGTCACCCGGTGCACCGCTTCCGGGGTCCGGATCGACGACGGGTCGGATCCGTTCTTCCGGCGGCTGCGCGTAGGCGGCTGCGACGGTGCCGCCGTCGAGGTGGACGGCGCGAGAGGCAGGCTGGAGAACGTCGAGATCGACGGCGGCGGTGTCGGGTTGTCCGTGACCGGCGCGGCACGGCCGTCGATCACCGGGCTGAGCGCGCGTGATCTGACCGACGCCGGGGTCCGGGTCGTCGGTGCGGCTCTGGCGCTGTCCGACAGCGCGATCAGTGGCTCGGGCGCGGACGGTGTGCACGCCGGCGCCGGAGCGGATCTGTCGCTGATGCGGTGCCGGGTCCAGAACAGCACAGGCTCGGGCTGCACCTTCGCCGAGGGCTCGTCCGGGAGTGTGGTCGAATCGGAGTTCTCCGGCGGTTCGGCCGACGGTATCCGCCTGGAGACCGACGAAGCCGTGACCGTGAAGGGATGCGCGGTCAGGGACAACCACGGCAGCGGCGTCCGGCAGATCCGGCCGAGCAGCGCGATCGAGGTACTGGACCTGATCAGCGTGGGCAACCTGACGCCGGACGCGTACGGCACCGCGTCAACGGCCGACGCCGCCCCACGGGCCACCGCCACGACGACCGAGCAGGCAAGGCCGGTGCGGGGCTCGGATCCGCTGGCGGAACTGCACTCGCTCGTCGGTCTCGCCGGTGTCAAAAGCGAGGTGACGTCGCTGGTGAACCTGAACAAGATGGCCAAGCGCCGGATGGACGCCGGGCTGTCGGCGCCGCCGATGGCACGGCACCTCGTCTTCGCCGGGGCCCCTGGCACCGGCAAGACCACCATCGCCCGGCTCTACGGGCAGATCCTGGCGCAGCTCGGGGTGCTGCGCGAGGGGCATCTCGTGGAGGTGGCGAGAGCGGATCTGGTCGCCCAGATCATCGGTGGGACCGCGATCAAGACCACGGAGGCGTTCACCACAGCACTCGGTGGCGTGTTCTTCATCGACGAGGCGTACACCCTCAGCAGCGGGGGTGGGGGCACCGGTCCGGACTTCGGCCGGGAGGCGATCGACACGCTGGTCAAACTGATGGAGGACCACCGTGACGACGTGGTCGTGATCGCGGCGGGCTACTCCAACGAGATGGCGCAGTTCCTCGCGGCAAACCCGGGAATGGAGTCCCGGTTCAGCCGCACCATCGAGTTCGCCAACTACGCGGCGGAGGAGTTGGTGACGATCGTGCGGGCCCAGTGCGCCAAGCACGACTACCGGCTCACCGAGAGCGCGGGCGAGGCGTTGCTGACGTACTTCGAGGAGATCCCGAAGGACGGCACGTTCGGCAACGGCCGCACGGCGCGGCGGGTGTTCGAGCGGATGACCGACCGGCAGGCGTCCCGGCTGGCGGCCTTGCCCACCGCGGACGCCGCGGACCTCACCCTGCTGACCGAGGAAGACCTGCCTCTGGACAGGTGA